From the Lathyrus oleraceus cultivar Zhongwan6 chromosome 3, CAAS_Psat_ZW6_1.0, whole genome shotgun sequence genome, the window GCTCATTGACACTTGTAGCAATCTCGGCACTCCCCAACAATTAAAATCAGAGCTCGGCTCGTCTTGATGGAGAAGCAAAGACTCAAGAAAATAACAGTTTTAACAACTAACTCACAAAAAAACTTATCACAATAATTAAAGAGATAAACCTTGGTGAAAAAAATAACAATTATAGTTCTCAACAAAACCAAACTCAAAAATAATATACTATTATATGCCTAAAAACTTTTTTTAAATAACATCTATAAATTATAATTGCTTTGACGTGTTTTCATATTCTAAAATCGTTCTTATGTTTAAAATATTCAACAATTTGTTTTTTAAATGGATGGATATTTGATTTATAATTTCAAAAGTAAATTATATGGATGGATATTGGATCGAAAATATTTCAAAAGTAAAAATACATTATAGGAAACACAATAAAAATTAAGAAAATTTTATAATATTAAGAGTTAAACCAAAAGAAGAAAGGAGTCATCACAGTAGTATCTAAATGTCTAATTCATTAtcaatataatatatatataaaattacaAAACAATAGAGtcaaataattttaaaaaaacaaacTAAAAATACATAAACTTTATCATCCAAAATGGAGTAGCGGTAATTGTCCGTTTTACTTCAATTTTGGTGTAATTCATATTATATTCTTACTCATACAATTATTATAAGAAAAATACTATTATCATTATAACATCATACAATTTCATCACACAAATGAGACAATGTGTGTACTATAGTGCATATACTTACTTGAATGCATAATGCAACTCGTAAACCACTGTTTAGGGTTTATGGATTGAAAGTGTTCGGGAGAAAAACAGAAAGAAGGAGAAAAAGGAATTGGTTGATTCAGGAGTGTTAGGAACTGGAGTAGGAGCTGGAGATGACACTGGTGAAATACTGAAAGATGGCTCAGTGGAAGGAAAACTAGAAAATGGAGGCATGGTGTGCTTAGGAAGAGATGAAATGGAAGTATGTAATGGTAGAAGACTTCCTTTAGGCAATGATGAAATTACAGATAAATCTGATAAATCTAGCAAAGATGATTTTGGTAAAGATGGAATGGTAGGGTGTGGTAGCGTGTTTGTTTGAAGAAGACTACGTGCTTCAACATTAATGCTTGACATTGATGATAACTTGAAGAATTATATTGAGAGAATATGTTTTGGGATTTGATGAGAAGGAAATGGAGGATTGATGGTGTTATATAGTGTGTGTGTGAGAGACTAGTATAACTTTCTATGTTTTATTTTTCTAATAGTATTTTGTGGTTAGATTTGTTGGCTAATTATAGAAGGTCACACTACAATGATTTTTCTTCTTCTGTTTCCTGTTATCAATTTTATTTAAGATCGTAGGTGGTTTGAAGGCCATATTATTTGACAATCTTCCCTATATTTGGGCTCTAGAAATCTAAAATCTAACCATTTAATAAATAGACAAATCAACATGTAAGTGACAATAAACACTAATTGTTTCCATTATCAACTATGACTAAAATAATTTGTACAATAATTAGAATGAAAATTTAAATAGAGTTATAAATGTATGAAGTGTGCTATGTATAATAAAAGTGTTAGCATTTCTATTTGAGTTTAGATAATCTCACACTTTAATGGTTACTTGAAATTAAATAGACTAATGAAAGTTACAATCATATAAAACACATCACGGTAAACTCTATAATATGTTAAAGATGATAAAATTAGATTagaaaagaagaaaggatatATAGAAACTAAAGGAATACAAAAAATGAAATAACATACAATCTAGGCATACTTTAACATCAACTCAAAAAATATATCCAACTATATCAATAATCAAACGagcaaaacaaataaaaaaagGCATATATCGAAAATGAACAAACAAACGGCAAACAAAATTAAGACGATTAATGCATATTTGAATCGAGATCAAAGTAACTGAGATCAAACTAACTTACCCCTTTTTAGTTTCAGAATCTTCATTTGTTGTTACTAACGGAAATCGACGTACTCCCTACATGTACAACGAAACATCAATATACCACTACAAGAATTTTACCATATACCAACAGACACCGTTAACGATGGCTGATAAAACCATAGGTATAAATGATATATAACTACAGAAATATAACCATAAGGATATGATCGATCATgtataaaaaaataatttatagGTTTTGTGCAACAAGAATTCAatttttcttctttattttttactttccatttatattattattattattattcttcttcttcttattattattattattattattattattattattattattattattattattattattattattattattattattattattattattactattattaaaTTTTCGTattttatcttctctcttatttaaagtagtattaaaaaatgttttaagaattttaaaagaaaaaagaaagatggaaagcatatatttatttataaaaaaagGAAAAGTTAAATAATCATAATAATAGTAAAAAAAAAAACTATGAGTATTTAAATAAAAACTCTTCAAAAAAATATATAATCTACATCAAAAACATATATGTTAACCTACAACAAGATCAAAATTATTTCTTCCATCCGCTTTTATTTTTAAAGGGCTTCTTAGTCATACAATTAATACAACAAAAATACTATTGTCATTCTAACGTCATACAGTTTCATCACACAAATGAGGCAATGTGTGTACTATAGTGCATATATTTATTTGAATGCATAATGCAATTTGAAAGTCGGTGTTTAGGGTTTATGGACTGAAAGTGTTCGGGAGAAAAAcagaaagaagaagaaaaaagaatTGGTTTATTCGGGAGTGCTGAGAATTTGAGTGGGAGTTGGAGCGGGAGCTGGTGATGACACTGGTGAAACGCTGAAAGATGGAATGGAAGTCTGCAATGGTGGAAGACTTTCTTTAGGCAATGATGGAATTATAGGTAAATCTTCAACAGATGGTTTTGGTAAATCTGGATGAGATGGTTTTGGTAAATCTTCAACAGATGGTTTTGGTAAATCTGGATGAGATGGTTTTTGTAAATCTGGATGAGGTAAATCTGGATGAGGTAAATCTGGATGAGATGGTTTTGGTAAATCTGGAGTGATAGGTTGTGGTTGTACGGTTGCTTGAAGAACACTACGCGCTTCAACGTTAATGCTTGACATTGTTGCGACAAAGAGTAAAGATAGGATGAAGGATTTGGAGGAAGTCATTGATGATAACTTGAAGAATTGTATTGAGAGAATATGTTTTGGGATTTGATGAGAAGGAAATGGAGGATTGATGGTGTTATATAGTGTGTGAGAGAGATTGGTATAACTTTCTATATTTAACTTTACTAAAAGTATTTTGTGGTTTGATTTGTTAGATAATTATAAAAGGTCAGAAAACAACGATTTTACTTCTTCTATTTATTGTTATCAATTTTATTTAAGATTGTAGGTGGTATGAAAGTCATATTATTTGACAAACCTCCCTATATTTGGCCTCTAGAAAACTAAAATCTAACCATTTAATAATTAGACAAATCATCCTGTAAGTGACAATAAACACTAATTGTTTCTATTATCAATTATGACTAAAATAATTTGTACAATAATTATAATGAAAATTTAAATACGGATCTATAAATGTAGGAAATGATATATGTATAATAAAATGGTTACTTAAAATTGAGGAGACTAATGGTTAGTTAAAGGAATACAAATTGAGGAATATAGATTTATTTGAGTTTAGATAATCTCACACTTTAATGGTTACTTCAAATTGAAGAGACTAATGAAAGTTACAATCATATAAAACACATCACGATAAACTCTATAATATGTTAAAGATGACAAAATTAGATTagaaaagaagaaaggatatAGAAAAACTTAAAGGTATAATATGAGGTATTCTGACATTGGACGCCAAAATTCCAGAAAATAGTAAAACACTGTTTTCAAAACATAAACGAGCTTAAACGGCTTAAAAAATGAATAGTCATTTATTGCAATGAGTTTTATTATTGGGACGATTCCCTTTCTGAAAAGATATAATATGAGGTATTCTGACATTAGACGCCAAAATTGCACAATATTCTACTGAACCGCTCTGAAGCGCAACTTCTCCTTCGATACGTGTAATCAACCCTCCTACCTCAGATTTTTCAAGATTCTTCCTCCGAATGTCGAATTCTTACAGCATACAATTTCCAATAACAAATTTCTAAAAGTTATGatttaacatcaaaattcaattttattaacCAATCACCAAAATAAAATTTATCCATCCAAAAATCATATCGATCACCAAATATGACCAAATTGGATTATCGCATTTAGGCATAGATCGTAACAACGATGCACTCCCAAAAAACCAAAATTTCAATATAAAACATATTATTCATACAAAATCATACAATATGTGACCAAAGGGGTTATTTCAAATCCCATATGGTCAGACCAAATCGGTATAATAAAATACTTATATTTTGATTTGATACATTTCATAGAGATGAAAATAACAATATCATGGTGTTGACGAGAGGGGAAGGAAATCCTCATCATTCTATTGCCTAAAACTTACCATAGAGTAAGCAATCTCCCCCCTTACCTTATCGATTGAGCTTTCAAGGTCTTGATGTTCCTCCCTCTTTAAATCACTGTCTCAGGATCGATCCAAAAATGGTCTCCCCAGACTTAGATGCGTCGTTAGGGATATGCCTCAAACCTTAATTTTTCCCTCACTCTCACACTCTCCCTTATGATATATATTATGTTTAATCCAACGTTAAGATTAATTTCTAAATATTTAatccaaaaaaaattatttattgataaataaattaaataaatcttaaattaaataattattaaattaaacgtcacacctttaatatttaaacaaagtatttatttgattttaaaaagaaaatatattttAACATAAGGTGTCACactatatttaaataattaaataataataattatagatctcaaataattattatcgttattttaaataattaaataaaatctACCGCTCTTAATCAAATActttaataattattaaattattaaaatatcCTCGAATACtctaaaatatcataaaatacgcaaaaacacaccaacatcatataaataaattatcaaataattcataaaatgctataattaaataaaaataattaaataaattaggGGCGTTACagctggaatacctgactcttGAAGATAATGGTCCCTAGCAACTTCCAAGGAGAAATGAGATTGCTCTTGAGTAATATTTGAATACAACTTATGTTAAGCGCGCATGCCCCAATTTAAAGAGTATATttatgatgcaatgttatgtatgCAAAATGTCGATGTATCTTCGGGCTGTTGGGGGATACAAAAATGCAAGGTTTATGAATTGTGCCAAATATGGCTAAGATTTATGGTACATATTTGTTAGGGGTCCCAATAATGATTGAGCTTTCAGTTTTCTTGGGGATAGTGAACTTATTTCCCGACATCATGATCTAGATCTATTGACGTTCAAGTTGAATCTGATTCGTTTACTGCTGGCTGTTGATCATCCTGATGAGGAGTCCTCGTGGCTTTGTGGTGTTTTGGTATGCCAAGTTCATCGAAACTATAGTTACCTTTAGATACTTTGAAAGAAAAGTAACTTCGATGTGTTCCTTTgaatgtttatttatttatttattaaatcCCAAAAATCCCGCATGCAATATTTATTAAAGAAATTCATATTTCACAAATAAAGtagagaaaataaaaatattgAGCACATTTGATGGAAAATATTTTATTGAAAAAAGGTAACCTCGTGAATGGCTAATTTACAAgaggaagcaattcctaaaagaggtgattgcgaaaaagaaattgaaaaataGTAATGGCAATGAGGAAAAGTCAGATTTTCACTAAGTTCTAATTCTGCTATAATCCATATGTCTTAGAGGTCCTCGGATCTTTCTTCTGAAGAAGGTGATTAGATTTATTCTTCATTCGGAATTGTGATAGATTCAAAGACTCCTTGCTGGCCGTTGGATGAAGCACAGTAATCTGATGGCTATGAAGCATGATCGCGCACTGGACTACATACACATGATCCACCTATTTTGTCTTATGTTCTTTGTCTTATATGCATGTGCATGGCCAATGACAGCGTGCCACATGGCACAAAGAGAAAAAGGTATCTTCTTCGGCATTGAATTTCATTTCTCTTTATATGTATTTGACTTTGATGAATATATATTCAATTTTTTCCTGTGTAACTAAAACAGGTACCAGCATTTTAATTTAGCTTGAGACAAGCAACAATCAGATTCAAATTTAATCACTCTTAGTTTATTAATAAGTTGAAGAAACTTTTGTAACCTTGATACTTTGCTTTAGAGGAAAGTTCAGAGTTCAGGAATTGTTCAAACATTATAAGTTAAcattcattttttattctttCAACGTTAGACTTGGTTGCAACAATTTGAGTTAATGGGTACATTTTTCAAAATAGGTGAAATATTAGAGGATGAATAATAACTTGATAAATAATTTAACTTAAAACCAAAACTAATTTAACTTATTAATTTAACTTAAAATAGATGAAACATTTGAGTTAATGGGTATATATTCATATTACATATTAATTTAATTTGATAAATAATTTAACTTAAAACCAAAAGTAAGAAAAACATTATTTTACAATTTCTCACACGTGTGCATTTCAAAAACATTTAGACAAACATAGGAGTTCATATCATAAATTTTATTATACAAATAATTATAATCAAAATTAtgatttaataaaaaaattatttgttaaTATTTTAGCGTGTGTGCACATTAGAAAAACGGACAAATGGGGACGAGGATGCCAATTTGGACGTTAGTATGGATAAAAGGCAAGATATACATTTTTCCCTATAAGGGAAACTAATCCTTATCATATTAGTTAATACACTTTAACAATTTCCTGACCCATGTAAGTTATGTAGGAAGGAAAATGGTATACATAGAATTTTATTAATTAAAGTGGAGGAAAAAATGGTCATTTTATCCTGATGGTATTTTAGTCATTTTTTCAAATTTATATGAAATTTCATATATATGGCTTAAAATGATAAAGAAGACTTTAATCCACTAAAACCAtaattagtgaggaaaataccAATTAAAAATTGTGTTATGAAGAAGGACATTTTGGACTTTGCGCTAGAGGGTACACATGCTATTTGGAAATTAAAACTTAGAATTAGAGTTGAATAAGGGAAAGCTACACATTTTTTAAGAAGTGGAGAAGAACATTCATCTCAAGAAATCTTGCATGCAATTTGAGAAactaactttcatgttggatTCAAGTAAGGCAAGTTCTCTTCCTACCTTTATAATATCCCGTATTTTCTTAAATATTCAATTCCTACTAATTGAGATCATTTGAATTTCCATGTGCTCTAAAAATTATCGGTTGGAataaatagagtaaatagtgaATTCAGATTGACTTAAGTAATATTAATTTggactgaccttttattaattgaGACATTTTGGTAACAGTAATAATGGATCAATTACTATAGTATAACAAATATTAGAAGTATAGTATCACTTGGGATATTTGTTACTACTAGTAACCTTTTCTAACCACACATTTCTTGTGGCAAATGGTGGCCACATATATCTATCCATTACCTACCAACCTTGTGCCACTTTATTTCTCTATGTATCAGACAAACTAGTGGAAAGGAAGAAGAAGCTCAAGAGGAGAAGAGGAAACAAGCTAGTGAAGAGAAGAAGGAGGAAGAAAAGCTTGGAATCcatcatcatcaattcatcaccatcacatctcatcatcttcttcaaccttctCTTCCATTTCTTAAGGTGAGTTTTGGGTAAAACTTTAGATTTAGAAATTATGGTTGATAAAACCATTGAATTGATAGTAAGATGAGTGATATTGTGATGAATTTCTCCATGAATCATGTGAATCTTCATTGATGATGCCTCTATGTGTGTTCTTGTAGTTGTTGGATTTTGTGTTATAATGATATAGTTGTTGATGTGTTTTCATGATTGTATTAAGAGATTGGTTAGTGGAGATAAAACAAAGTTATGCAGGTTGAAAGCTAAGTTGttatgtgtaagaccccaattttgaccctaagatccctcatggcatcataacatttcatttgcattgcctcaaggatctttagcatcttggttccctttgcctttgggtgggactccttgtgattggtttgagatcaccaagcatgcttgaattatacatcattgtttctcttacttttgtttactaaccaaaagcacaaaaatgtgtcactaacatcttttgtttgaagcttgagtatcatccaagacactttgtgggttctatttagatgatcagtcaacacaagagaatggcttgagatacttccaacaggttcaaatggggtctattcgtcagtcaaaacgttaatcttgaaggagcaaaagtttgttcatgagctgtcatgctcgctaggcgagtagaatgggtcgcctagcgagtcccaagaaaagccaccagaatcacctacgctcagaggaatttcttgaactgtcatgctcgctaggcgaagcccacgtgtttaaaaaaaacaataaaaaaaaataaagaacgaaaaacgaaaaaaaaagaaaaaataataataaataaataaataaataaataaataaaatataacagaaaatttttggacttgggcctctctcatttgagcccacaggtccacaaaaatcaggttataaattcagagtttcagtgaaacaaaatagattctattcctattaccctggcagggaaaaagatagtgagagaagagctaacagagttcagagcaacctccagagactgaagggaactcatcggcaaagaaccaattccctctcatataaaccctcagattgctttgcaaacccaaccgtgcaattcaatttcattcgatctctcccGTCAGatttgccttattcccattactttaggcttttaatttgaatgctctgaatgtatgaggtattatgggtgaatttaatacccttttgatgcatgtgtttgacaagaggtttaagcctcctacccttggttgctttttgtgagctttttatgaattttaatggcatgattcatgtggttacattttgatttggggcaacccttgattaccctatcttgtttctctaacctatttgttgagttttgttttgtgaggactcacatactcttgcagggatggctttcctggtgttccactttatttgtgggataccacctggaggtttattccgattacctatactgactcactttctttaatggtgctagcttgagagatctctgggtttcttatttatctaattgttgttacttcggatctttatccgtacggtacatctctcgatccctttacttttcccgcatgttaccgatttcttaggtttcgtatagcctctcgtttgcatgtctattaaggtagcgcggttccttcatctaggactgcctttttgcatgagcatccctaaaacaccccaactcattgatttttcttctcctaagaacacgtttactccttctactacaggcgagtaagtctccaaaggtcgagcatctggtagattgcgtagtaacgtcgttcaacccttaccccgtagttggtcgaactatgttttgctcatattctcattccagatgagatacgtaggcataagatgcgatgtcttaccgagcacacttccccttaacccctaggtagccgagctacgaagactctgattctcagattcagatgagatacgtatgcagtggatgcgacatccgtgcgagtcattttcttttgacccttcttttagtaagtagtacattagataaacatacacgcttttttcatcccttcaatcatgtttgcacaaataaattttcaaaaaaaaaaaaacaacaacctctgcaacaaatgtgaaaagggctccctaggagtacctaggatgcttttggtgcctaacaccttcccattgcataaccaacccccttacccagatctctgacatttttactagttttttattcgataaaacttttaggtttttgttcgctttctaacaattcctttggataaatagaagtgcgatggcgactcgacttgtatgatttaccttggat encodes:
- the LOC127130913 gene encoding uncharacterized protein LOC127130913, whose protein sequence is MSSINVEARSVLQATVQPQPITPDLPKPSHPDLPHPDLPHPDLQKPSHPDLPKPSVEDLPKPSHPDLPKPSVEDLPIIPSLPKESLPPLQTSIPSFSVSPVSSPAPAPTPTQILSTPE